One segment of Vogesella indigofera DNA contains the following:
- a CDS encoding ABC transporter substrate-binding protein, translating to MYRTLRLLLLCLPLAATAAEALRIGVSGPFTGGSAPMGISMRNGIRLAAAEINRSGGIRGRPLLLIERDDMGRSDIGIRIARELTLHQRVIASVGFVNSGVALASQGHYQQAGIPAITAVATAPKVTEQFAPPKYPLNYVFRVAASDAQQAPLIVREAKRSGLSRLAIFHDKTNYGRIGEEELIKALRQQGLSPVYIGQFRLGERDMIAQLSRARDLGAQAILTYAIGPELAQIANSLAQMDWRPQLIGSWTLSMSNFIDDAGPNAEGARMVQTFISDSTDPLRQDFVARYLQTFGGRRIPSAVSAAQGYDSLLLLAAALRHSTSTDGKAIVRALENLPAPVKGVITTYRQPFSASDHDAIDLAVPVIGKLQHGEVVHAYSNERTQKRRP from the coding sequence GTGTATCGCACCCTTCGCCTGCTGTTGCTGTGCCTGCCGCTTGCCGCCACCGCGGCCGAAGCGCTCCGTATCGGCGTCTCCGGCCCGTTCACCGGCGGCTCGGCGCCGATGGGCATCAGCATGCGCAACGGCATCCGCCTGGCGGCGGCGGAGATCAACCGCAGCGGCGGCATCCGCGGCCGGCCGCTGCTGCTGATCGAGCGCGACGACATGGGGCGCTCCGACATCGGCATCCGCATCGCCCGCGAGCTGACGCTGCACCAGCGCGTGATCGCCAGCGTCGGCTTCGTCAACAGCGGCGTGGCGCTGGCCTCGCAGGGCCACTACCAGCAGGCCGGCATCCCGGCCATCACCGCGGTCGCCACCGCACCCAAGGTCACCGAACAGTTCGCACCACCGAAATACCCGCTCAACTACGTGTTCCGCGTCGCCGCCTCCGACGCGCAGCAGGCGCCGCTGATCGTGCGCGAGGCGAAACGCAGCGGCCTGAGCCGGCTGGCGATTTTCCACGACAAGACCAATTACGGCCGCATCGGCGAGGAAGAACTGATCAAGGCGCTGCGCCAGCAAGGGCTGAGCCCGGTCTATATCGGCCAGTTCCGCCTTGGCGAGCGCGACATGATTGCGCAACTGAGCCGGGCGCGCGATCTCGGGGCGCAGGCGATCCTGACCTACGCCATCGGCCCGGAACTGGCGCAGATCGCCAACTCGCTGGCGCAGATGGACTGGCGGCCACAGCTGATCGGCAGCTGGACGCTGTCGATGTCCAACTTCATCGACGACGCCGGCCCCAATGCCGAAGGCGCGCGCATGGTGCAGACCTTCATCAGCGACAGCACCGACCCGCTGCGGCAGGACTTTGTCGCCCGCTACCTGCAAACCTTCGGCGGCCGGCGCATTCCATCGGCGGTGTCGGCGGCGCAGGGCTACGACAGCCTGCTGCTGCTGGCGGCGGCACTGCGCCACAGCACCAGCACCGACGGCAAGGCCATCGTCCGCGCCCTGGAAAACCTGCCCGCGCCGGTCAAGGGCGTGATCACCACCTACCGCCAGCCGTTCTCCGCCAGCGACCACGACGCCATCGACCTGGCGGTACCGGTGATCGGCAAACTGCAGCACGGCGAAGTCGTCCACGCCTACAGCAACGAGCGCACGCAAAAACGCCGCCCCTAG
- a CDS encoding PAS domain S-box protein: MRTQRFYQSLKRSRFYRLMPNSTIVLFFLTMAVMLWTLDARETEQLRLDLAKDTLWAEQTLRLRLDEHKDELSRLARDIGREAIDEDQFLVQASEFLANTPEMAAVVWADNSFTLRWIAPYEESRLTVGSGLSGVSASAYLQARTDGRSVMSQPYQLESGEWRFDLMVPVFRDTQFRGMVIGIYKANVFIRRVPPSWFAEKYYLELNNGEQSLVRNSHGAPSSRLSQTIVLGGTPLRLVARPVRGDHNKSRVIQLGLIVGLSLLTLLSLMSLSRHIRRRVDAERERDRVYGLSREWLGVMREDGYLLHVNPAFVGGLGYPAEQLLGTSILNYLHPDERESTQQLLRQVIEAGSVDRYVETRVINRAQEVRAIAWAMSPLPDAGVVYLSGRDITAEKQAEQALRHEYMFRKAMEDSLVVGIRAIALDGRITYVNPAFCRITGFDEAELIGLLPPYPYWSPDIAHHNYDALRQTLSGEQSQQLFESVMQRKNGERFYAQMLISPLIDADGHQTGWMAALTDMTEKRHAQQMLEAANERFIAVIEGLDAAVAVVRGESQQLLFCNHRYREWLAAPETVDSSECCDLRLYRLLQQASADQEIWLDDLQRWFLLRSRPVRWVDSDMAQMLILTDITEQHDAEQRYQEQMAKLQATSRLITMGEMASTLAHELNQPLSAIANYQAGCVERLRQGRATAESLIPVMEKITAQAERAGKIVRRVREFVKQSEPVCKSCQPSDIIDAALAIAEIEARRLGSVINVHLAANLPAVNVDPILIEQVLLNLIKNGMEAMQQLPPAQRELQISVQRSSSKRVEVAIVDCGHGVPDDIKSQLFDAFFTTKSEGMGMGLNICRSIVEFHQGQLSVEDHPLGGTIFRFTLPVYEP, encoded by the coding sequence ATGCGAACCCAACGCTTTTACCAGTCCCTCAAGCGCAGCCGTTTTTACCGGCTGATGCCCAACAGCACCATCGTGCTGTTCTTCCTGACCATGGCGGTGATGCTGTGGACGCTGGACGCGCGCGAGACCGAGCAGCTGCGCCTCGATCTGGCCAAGGACACGCTGTGGGCGGAGCAGACGCTGCGCCTGCGCCTGGACGAGCACAAGGACGAACTGTCGCGGCTGGCGCGCGACATCGGCCGCGAGGCGATCGACGAGGACCAGTTCCTGGTGCAGGCCTCGGAGTTTCTCGCCAACACCCCGGAGATGGCGGCGGTAGTGTGGGCCGACAACAGCTTTACCCTGCGCTGGATCGCGCCATACGAGGAAAGCCGGCTCACCGTCGGCTCCGGCCTCAGCGGCGTGTCCGCCTCGGCCTACCTGCAGGCGCGTACCGACGGCCGCTCGGTGATGAGCCAGCCCTACCAGCTGGAATCCGGCGAGTGGCGTTTTGACCTGATGGTGCCGGTGTTCCGCGACACCCAGTTCCGCGGCATGGTGATCGGCATCTACAAGGCCAATGTCTTCATCCGCCGCGTGCCGCCGAGCTGGTTTGCCGAGAAATACTATCTGGAGCTGAACAACGGCGAGCAATCGCTGGTGCGCAACAGCCACGGCGCGCCGTCGTCGCGCCTGTCGCAGACCATCGTGCTGGGTGGCACGCCGCTGCGGCTGGTGGCGCGACCGGTGCGCGGCGACCACAACAAGAGCCGCGTGATCCAGCTCGGGCTGATCGTCGGCCTGTCGCTGCTGACCCTGCTCAGCCTGATGAGCCTGTCGCGCCACATCCGCCGCCGCGTCGACGCCGAGCGTGAGCGCGACCGTGTCTACGGCCTGTCGCGCGAATGGCTGGGCGTGATGCGCGAGGACGGCTACCTGTTGCACGTCAACCCGGCCTTTGTCGGCGGCCTCGGCTACCCGGCGGAACAGCTGCTGGGCACCTCGATCCTCAATTACCTGCACCCGGACGAGCGCGAATCGACGCAGCAGCTGTTGCGGCAGGTGATCGAGGCCGGCAGCGTCGATCGCTACGTCGAGACGCGGGTGATCAACCGCGCGCAGGAGGTGCGCGCCATCGCCTGGGCGATGAGCCCGCTGCCGGATGCCGGCGTGGTGTACCTGTCCGGCCGTGACATCACCGCGGAAAAACAGGCGGAGCAGGCGCTGCGCCACGAGTACATGTTCCGCAAGGCGATGGAGGATTCGCTGGTGGTCGGCATCCGCGCCATCGCGCTGGACGGCCGCATCACCTACGTCAATCCGGCGTTCTGCCGCATCACCGGCTTTGACGAGGCGGAGTTGATCGGGCTGCTGCCGCCGTATCCGTACTGGTCGCCGGATATCGCCCACCACAACTACGACGCCCTGCGCCAGACGCTGTCCGGCGAGCAGTCGCAGCAGCTGTTCGAGTCGGTGATGCAGCGCAAGAACGGCGAACGCTTCTACGCACAGATGCTGATTTCACCGCTGATCGACGCCGACGGCCACCAGACCGGCTGGATGGCGGCGCTGACCGACATGACCGAGAAGCGCCACGCGCAGCAGATGCTGGAGGCGGCCAACGAACGCTTCATCGCGGTGATCGAGGGCCTGGACGCGGCGGTGGCGGTGGTGCGCGGCGAAAGCCAGCAGCTGCTGTTCTGCAACCACCGCTACCGCGAATGGTTGGCCGCACCGGAGACGGTGGACAGCTCGGAGTGCTGCGACCTGCGGTTGTACCGCCTGCTGCAGCAGGCCAGCGCCGATCAGGAGATCTGGCTGGATGACCTGCAGCGCTGGTTCCTGCTGCGCTCGCGCCCGGTGCGCTGGGTCGACAGCGACATGGCGCAGATGCTGATCCTCACCGACATCACCGAGCAGCACGACGCCGAGCAGCGCTACCAGGAACAGATGGCCAAGCTGCAGGCCACCTCGCGCCTGATCACCATGGGCGAGATGGCGTCGACGCTGGCGCACGAGCTGAACCAGCCGCTGTCGGCCATCGCCAACTACCAGGCCGGCTGCGTCGAGCGCCTGCGCCAGGGCCGCGCCACGGCGGAGTCGCTGATCCCGGTGATGGAAAAGATCACCGCGCAGGCGGAACGTGCCGGCAAGATCGTGCGCCGGGTGCGCGAATTCGTGAAGCAGAGCGAGCCGGTGTGCAAGTCGTGCCAGCCGTCCGACATCATCGACGCCGCGCTGGCGATCGCCGAGATTGAGGCGCGCCGCCTAGGCTCGGTGATCAACGTGCACCTTGCGGCCAACCTTCCCGCCGTCAACGTCGACCCGATCCTGATCGAGCAGGTGCTGCTCAATCTGATCAAGAACGGCATGGAGGCGATGCAGCAGCTGCCGCCGGCGCAGCGCGAGCTGCAGATCAGCGTGCAGCGCAGCAGCAGCAAGCGGGTGGAGGTGGCGATTGTCGATTGCGGCCACGGCGTGCCGGACGACATCAAGTCACAGCTGTTCGACGCCTTCTTCACCACCAAGAGCGAGGGCATGGGCATGGGGCTGAACATCTGCCGCTCGATTGTCGAATTCCATC
- a CDS encoding thioredoxin family protein, whose protein sequence is MTGWQALDEFGFDHALVASGDTALVMFGQPACGACRGWYRQLPQWLGDGAVRLFYVDVACAQALANRFELFQLPAFALYRHGEFHCRFAAPFQADAVRAALAAALLAPAEEEP, encoded by the coding sequence ATGACGGGCTGGCAGGCGCTGGACGAATTCGGCTTCGATCACGCGCTGGTGGCCAGCGGCGACACGGCGCTGGTGATGTTCGGCCAGCCAGCGTGCGGCGCCTGTCGCGGCTGGTACCGGCAGTTGCCGCAATGGCTGGGTGATGGCGCGGTGCGGCTGTTCTATGTCGATGTCGCCTGCGCGCAGGCACTGGCCAACCGTTTCGAGCTGTTCCAGCTGCCGGCCTTCGCGCTGTACCGGCACGGTGAATTTCACTGCCGCTTTGCCGCACCGTTCCAGGCAGATGCGGTGCGCGCGGCATTGGCGGCCGCGCTGCTGGCTCCGGCCGAGGAAGAGCCGTGA
- a CDS encoding GntR family transcriptional regulator — MTTLQPIKRQTLTSAVTESLRQRILSGEFADGQQLRQEALSNEYGVSRVPVREALRQLEAEGLIQIIDHKGALVSKLSLDDVLELLDIRATLESELLRAAIPCQDEADHAAAEATLKEFEQALVSNDIRHWGELNSRFHLALYRAAKRPNTLALIEQLHNKTDRYTRMQILFTRTMELAHQEHSKLLQLCREGKADEAAEFIRFHIQSAGHALESYMNSAERR; from the coding sequence ATGACCACCTTGCAGCCGATCAAACGCCAGACCCTGACCAGTGCGGTTACAGAATCCTTGCGCCAGCGCATCCTGTCCGGCGAATTTGCCGATGGACAGCAGCTGCGCCAGGAGGCCCTTTCCAACGAATACGGCGTCAGCCGCGTGCCGGTGCGCGAAGCCTTGCGCCAGCTGGAGGCCGAGGGGCTGATCCAGATCATCGACCACAAGGGCGCGCTGGTGTCCAAGCTGTCGCTGGATGACGTGCTGGAGTTGCTGGACATCCGCGCCACGCTGGAGAGCGAGCTGCTGCGGGCGGCCATTCCCTGTCAGGACGAGGCGGACCACGCCGCTGCCGAGGCCACGCTGAAGGAGTTCGAGCAGGCGCTGGTCAGCAACGACATCCGCCACTGGGGCGAGCTGAATTCGCGCTTCCACCTGGCGCTGTATCGTGCCGCCAAGCGCCCGAACACGCTGGCGCTGATCGAACAGCTGCACAACAAGACTGACCGCTACACGCGGATGCAGATCCTGTTCACCCGTACCATGGAACTGGCGCACCAGGAGCACAGCAAGCTGTTGCAGCTGTGTCGCGAGGGCAAGGCGGACGAGGCAGCGGAATTCATCCGCTTCCACATCCAGTCTGCCGGCCATGCGCTGGAGTCGTACATGAACTCCGCCGAGCGTCGCTAA
- the folD gene encoding bifunctional methylenetetrahydrofolate dehydrogenase/methenyltetrahydrofolate cyclohydrolase FolD, with product MAAQLIDGKAVAETLINRVREGVDARVAAGKRAPALAVILVGDDPASGIYVKNKKRSCEKAGVRSVAYDLPGSTSQEELLSIIDTLNADDGVDGILVQLPLPKQIDPQLVIERINPKKDVDGFHPYNVGRLATKMPLLRPCTPRGVMTLLEEYGIDPKGKNVVIVGASNIVGRPQALEMLLARATVTVCHSATADLAAEVGRADIVVAGVGIPKFVKGEWLKPGAVVIDVGINRLDDGSICGDVDFAVAREVASFITPVPGGVGPMTVATLLQNTLDAANLNA from the coding sequence ATGGCGGCACAACTTATCGACGGCAAAGCCGTCGCCGAAACCCTGATCAACCGTGTGCGCGAAGGCGTGGACGCCCGCGTGGCCGCAGGCAAGCGCGCTCCGGCGCTGGCCGTGATTCTGGTGGGCGACGATCCGGCCTCCGGCATCTACGTCAAGAACAAGAAACGTTCCTGCGAAAAGGCCGGCGTGCGCTCGGTAGCCTACGACCTGCCCGGCAGCACCTCGCAGGAGGAACTGCTGTCCATCATCGACACCCTCAATGCCGACGACGGTGTGGACGGCATCCTGGTGCAGCTGCCACTACCCAAGCAGATCGACCCGCAGCTGGTGATCGAGCGCATCAACCCGAAGAAGGACGTCGACGGTTTCCACCCGTACAACGTCGGCCGCCTGGCCACCAAGATGCCGTTGCTGCGCCCGTGCACCCCGCGCGGCGTAATGACACTGCTGGAAGAGTACGGCATCGACCCGAAGGGCAAGAACGTGGTGATCGTCGGCGCCTCCAACATCGTTGGCCGGCCGCAGGCACTGGAAATGCTGCTGGCGCGCGCCACGGTGACGGTATGCCATAGCGCCACCGCCGATCTCGCCGCCGAGGTTGGCCGCGCCGATATCGTGGTCGCCGGTGTCGGCATCCCGAAATTCGTGAAGGGTGAATGGCTGAAGCCGGGCGCGGTGGTGATCGACGTCGGCATCAACCGCCTGGACGACGGCAGCATCTGCGGCGACGTCGACTTCGCCGTGGCGCGCGAAGTGGCCAGCTTCATCACCCCGGTACCGGGCGGTGTCGGCCCGATGACCGTGGCCACGCTATTGCAAAACACGCTGGATGCGGCCAACCTCAACGCCTGA
- the purU gene encoding formyltetrahydrofolate deformylase: MSNKHSATLLVSCPDSQGLVAAIANFLLTYNANILHADQHQDPVENLFLMRIQWDLHGFSLPMESFAAAFAPIAEKHNMSWEVSLSSRKPRMAIFVSKYEHCLVDLLHRWRIGELDCDIPLIVSNHEDCRGLAEYHGIPYHVINVTRDNKEQAEAQQWQLLEDAGVDLIVLARYMQVLSHKFVERYPHRVINIHHSFLPAFDGAKPYHRAFARGVKLIGATSHYVTEILDDGPIIEQEVMRISHRDDVDDLIQKGRDLERVVLSRAVRWHLENRILAYNNKTVIFD; encoded by the coding sequence ATGAGCAACAAGCACTCGGCCACCCTGCTGGTCAGCTGCCCCGACAGCCAGGGGCTGGTGGCGGCCATCGCCAATTTCCTGCTGACCTACAACGCCAACATCCTGCACGCCGACCAGCATCAGGACCCGGTGGAGAACCTGTTCCTGATGCGGATCCAGTGGGATCTGCACGGCTTCAGCCTGCCGATGGAAAGCTTCGCCGCCGCCTTTGCCCCGATCGCGGAAAAGCACAACATGAGCTGGGAAGTGTCGCTATCGTCGCGTAAACCGCGGATGGCGATCTTCGTGTCGAAATACGAGCACTGCCTGGTCGACCTGCTGCACCGCTGGCGCATCGGCGAGCTGGACTGCGACATTCCGCTGATCGTGTCCAACCACGAGGACTGCCGCGGCCTGGCCGAGTATCACGGCATTCCCTACCACGTGATCAACGTCACCCGCGACAACAAGGAACAGGCCGAGGCGCAGCAGTGGCAACTGCTGGAAGACGCCGGCGTCGACCTGATCGTACTGGCGCGCTACATGCAGGTGCTGTCGCACAAGTTCGTCGAGCGCTACCCGCACCGCGTCATCAACATCCACCACAGCTTCCTGCCGGCGTTTGACGGGGCCAAGCCCTACCACCGCGCCTTTGCCCGCGGCGTGAAGCTGATCGGCGCCACCAGCCACTACGTGACCGAAATCCTCGACGACGGCCCGATCATCGAGCAGGAAGTGATGCGCATCTCGCACCGCGACGATGTCGACGACCTGATCCAGAAAGGTCGCGACCTGGAGCGGGTGGTCCTGTCGCGCGCGGTACGCTGGCACCTGGAGAACCGCATCCTGGCCTACAACAACAAGACCGTCATTTTTGACTGA